From a single Microbacterium terrisoli genomic region:
- a CDS encoding DUF4012 domain-containing protein produces MFEILTVCTGNICRSPLAELLLTDALADLGAHASSAGTAPLADMPMPDEMQAIAVRLGVGADAAAAHRSHVLTADDLVTPDLILGMSRNHRRKIARLAPIRVSEAFTLREFARLASELTHGQIRDAAAAAGTDAGARVRAVSALVASRRGLSPTPHELSDDDVVDPYRRSAETYELATQQLTSALEVVVRVLRIALTPAHEGDPAEAEELIGGTVVQAPAAEATPEVPTSHRTRRRRSSSHSHPHGDAGRRRRRRWVPWIIGAVGGVVLLVAVAAVMGVLFLKQAQSAQADLMAAKAKIGQVTTLMKADDSAGLQQVAADVQTLTKRALKTTSGPLWNIAAAVPFVGVNISAVQKTTEAADILVDGALPPAVRLMSTMQAKQLKLKGGGISLKPFEQAQKDLPGINAAFAQAQSTVGGIDRDSLLPPVRDAIGGLLDIIDEATPTLKTVQRILPTLLPMAGSDGPRNYLLIFQNNAEMRATGGNPSASAQIRVDHGRITLGAQASTATFSNAGTVRHEYVDLPQKMRQIYQADTTWYPQNYTRTPDFPTTAKLFDGLWRATTHQKLDGVISVDPVVLSHVLHVTGPVTVAGDRLTAKNVVKKVLSDAYERFPKGTDSDAYFAEVASAVFAKVTSGDWDPAAMLTQLQESAQEQRLYAWFPAKSEQALAAEAGIDGALTTTNAQHTQVGIFLNDYTVGKLQYWLTSKVNVTCDADKRTVTTSIDISNRIPSADFSNYTLGWRDGRYGQPRTTMLMDVLFFAPPGASISKAQTTGDQIPSLARSGIEKGHAAKSVTVIVPKGQTRTVSFTSTLAKGAVSPISVRHTPTVTDTPVTIAHSCDGF; encoded by the coding sequence ATGTTCGAGATCCTCACCGTCTGCACCGGCAACATCTGCCGATCCCCGCTTGCGGAACTGCTGCTGACCGATGCCCTGGCAGATCTGGGCGCACACGCGTCCAGTGCCGGCACGGCCCCGCTGGCCGATATGCCGATGCCCGACGAGATGCAGGCCATCGCCGTGCGTTTGGGCGTCGGCGCGGATGCCGCCGCTGCGCACCGCTCGCACGTGCTGACCGCCGACGACCTGGTCACCCCGGATCTGATCCTGGGCATGTCGCGCAACCACCGCCGCAAGATCGCCCGCCTCGCGCCGATCCGCGTGAGCGAGGCGTTCACGCTGCGCGAATTCGCCCGCCTCGCGTCCGAGCTGACCCACGGGCAGATCCGCGACGCGGCTGCCGCCGCGGGCACGGATGCCGGAGCCCGCGTACGCGCAGTCTCTGCGCTGGTCGCCTCTCGCCGCGGGCTGAGCCCGACGCCGCACGAGCTGTCGGACGATGACGTCGTCGACCCCTACCGCCGGTCAGCCGAGACGTACGAGCTCGCGACCCAGCAGCTGACCTCGGCGCTCGAGGTGGTCGTGCGGGTGCTGCGCATCGCTCTGACACCGGCACACGAGGGCGACCCGGCCGAGGCAGAAGAGCTCATCGGCGGGACGGTCGTACAGGCGCCCGCCGCCGAAGCCACTCCCGAGGTTCCGACAAGCCACCGCACGCGCAGGCGTCGCTCGTCCTCGCACTCTCATCCGCACGGCGACGCCGGCCGCCGGCGTCGCCGGCGGTGGGTGCCCTGGATCATCGGGGCCGTGGGCGGCGTCGTGCTGCTCGTCGCCGTCGCCGCGGTCATGGGCGTGCTCTTTCTCAAGCAAGCGCAGAGCGCACAGGCAGATCTGATGGCGGCGAAAGCCAAGATCGGGCAGGTCACGACCCTGATGAAAGCCGACGACTCGGCCGGGCTGCAGCAGGTCGCCGCCGACGTGCAGACGCTGACCAAGCGCGCGTTGAAGACGACGAGCGGACCGCTGTGGAACATCGCCGCGGCCGTCCCGTTCGTGGGCGTGAACATCAGCGCCGTGCAGAAGACGACTGAGGCCGCTGACATCCTGGTCGACGGCGCATTACCGCCGGCGGTCAGACTGATGTCGACTATGCAGGCCAAGCAGCTCAAGCTCAAGGGCGGCGGCATCAGTCTGAAGCCCTTCGAACAGGCCCAGAAGGACCTGCCCGGCATCAACGCTGCGTTCGCTCAGGCGCAGTCCACCGTCGGCGGCATCGACCGCGACAGCCTGCTACCGCCGGTGCGCGACGCCATCGGCGGCCTGCTCGACATCATCGACGAGGCCACGCCGACGCTGAAGACCGTGCAGCGCATTCTGCCGACACTGCTGCCGATGGCAGGCTCTGACGGACCACGCAACTACCTGCTGATTTTCCAGAACAACGCCGAGATGCGCGCCACGGGCGGCAACCCATCGGCATCGGCACAGATCCGCGTAGACCACGGACGCATCACATTGGGTGCACAAGCGAGCACGGCCACATTCAGCAATGCCGGGACAGTGCGCCACGAATACGTCGATCTCCCGCAGAAGATGCGTCAGATATACCAAGCAGACACCACGTGGTATCCGCAGAACTACACACGAACACCCGATTTTCCTACGACCGCGAAGCTCTTCGACGGATTGTGGCGGGCCACGACGCACCAGAAGCTCGACGGAGTGATCTCGGTAGACCCGGTGGTGCTCTCGCACGTGCTGCACGTGACCGGTCCTGTCACCGTGGCCGGTGACAGGCTCACGGCGAAGAACGTCGTGAAGAAGGTGCTCAGCGATGCGTACGAACGGTTCCCGAAAGGCACCGACTCAGACGCGTACTTCGCCGAGGTCGCCTCCGCCGTGTTCGCAAAGGTCACCTCAGGCGACTGGGATCCCGCGGCGATGCTCACACAGCTGCAGGAGTCCGCTCAGGAGCAGCGCCTGTACGCGTGGTTCCCGGCCAAGAGCGAGCAGGCGCTCGCGGCGGAAGCGGGAATCGACGGTGCGCTGACCACCACCAACGCGCAACACACCCAGGTCGGCATCTTCTTGAACGACTACACCGTCGGCAAGCTGCAGTACTGGCTGACCAGCAAGGTCAACGTCACGTGCGACGCCGACAAACGCACCGTGACCACCTCGATCGACATTTCTAATCGCATTCCGAGCGCCGACTTCTCGAATTACACGCTCGGCTGGCGCGATGGCCGCTACGGCCAGCCGCGGACGACCATGCTCATGGACGTGCTGTTCTTCGCGCCGCCCGGCGCCTCGATCAGCAAGGCTCAGACTACTGGAGATCAGATTCCGTCACTTGCGCGTTCTGGCATCGAGAAGGGACACGCCGCGAAGAGCGTGACGGTGATCGTGCCGAAGGGGCAGACGCGCACCGTGTCGTTCACGAGCACGCTCGCCAAGGGCGCCGTC
- a CDS encoding endonuclease/exonuclease/phosphatase family protein, whose translation MKLISYNLRKHRAASELDTLVDTYGADLLCLQECDTADIPAQIGGLRLADVTHRNRLGLAVYFRMSMYRPLEVRSLGVKKSLHDRVLKPAEERMLGVRLHDIDQGRDLVVASFHAAPLTALNSLRRTQIHAALTEIAAIGPGLPALMVGDYNYPVFKENLSQKVREQGYELTLSDRRTYTRYRYFRGHYDFATSAGFEIDRIRTLPQGRSDHLPILITAHMSHPAGRGALSEAVA comes from the coding sequence ATGAAGCTCATCTCGTACAACCTGCGCAAGCACCGGGCCGCCAGTGAGCTCGACACGCTCGTTGACACGTACGGCGCGGACCTGCTGTGTCTGCAGGAGTGCGACACCGCCGACATCCCCGCCCAGATCGGGGGCCTGCGCCTGGCCGACGTGACCCATCGCAACAGGCTGGGACTTGCCGTCTATTTCCGGATGAGCATGTACCGGCCGCTCGAGGTCCGCTCGCTCGGTGTGAAGAAGTCGCTGCACGACCGTGTTCTCAAGCCGGCAGAGGAGAGGATGCTGGGGGTCCGACTGCACGACATCGACCAGGGACGCGACCTGGTCGTCGCGTCGTTCCACGCGGCCCCGCTCACAGCGCTGAACTCACTGCGCCGCACTCAGATCCACGCGGCGCTCACCGAGATCGCGGCGATTGGTCCCGGACTGCCGGCGCTTATGGTGGGGGACTACAACTACCCGGTGTTCAAAGAGAACCTCAGCCAGAAGGTGCGTGAGCAGGGGTACGAGCTGACGCTGAGCGACCGTCGCACGTACACGCGCTACCGCTACTTCCGCGGGCATTACGACTTCGCGACGTCGGCCGGATTCGAGATCGACCGCATCCGCACCCTGCCGCAGGGACGCAGCGATCATCTGCCGATCCTGATCACTGCGCACATGTCGCATCCCGCGGGTCGCGGCGCCCTGTCAGAGGCGGTAGCCTGA
- a CDS encoding GDP-L-fucose synthase family protein produces the protein MTADDGVEYTPTELDRDATFYVAGHRGLVGSAIVRKLESSGFSRLVGKTSAELDLKDRDAVFAYMADIKPKYLVLAAAKVGGILANSTYPVDFLSENLRIQTNVLDAALANDVERVAFLGSSCIYPKFAEQPIREESLLTGHLEPTNDAYAIAKIAGILNVQAVRRQYGLPWISAMPTNLYGPNDNFSPKGSHVLPALIRRYDDAARSKTASVTNWGTGTPRREFLHSDDMADAVLHLMEHYDGPEQVNVGTGRDATIREIAETIAHVVGYEGETAWDATKPDGTPQKLLDVSKLADAGWTSKISLHEGLERTVAWYRDHVNTIRE, from the coding sequence GTGACCGCCGACGACGGGGTCGAGTACACGCCCACAGAGCTCGACCGCGACGCGACGTTCTACGTCGCCGGCCACCGCGGCCTCGTCGGCTCGGCGATCGTGCGCAAGCTCGAGTCGTCCGGGTTCTCACGCCTCGTCGGAAAGACCTCCGCTGAACTCGATCTCAAAGATCGCGACGCCGTCTTCGCGTACATGGCCGACATCAAGCCGAAGTATCTCGTACTCGCAGCGGCGAAAGTCGGCGGCATTCTGGCAAACAGCACCTATCCGGTAGATTTTCTCAGCGAGAATCTGCGCATTCAGACGAACGTTCTCGACGCCGCACTGGCAAACGACGTGGAGCGGGTGGCGTTCCTGGGTTCGTCGTGTATCTACCCGAAGTTCGCCGAACAGCCCATCCGCGAGGAGTCGCTGCTCACCGGCCACCTCGAGCCAACGAACGACGCCTACGCGATCGCCAAGATCGCGGGGATTCTGAACGTACAGGCAGTCCGTCGACAGTACGGCCTGCCGTGGATCTCAGCGATGCCGACCAACCTGTACGGTCCGAACGACAACTTCTCACCCAAGGGGTCGCACGTGCTCCCCGCACTCATTCGACGCTACGACGATGCCGCCCGATCGAAGACCGCATCGGTCACCAACTGGGGCACTGGTACGCCACGTCGTGAGTTCCTCCACTCCGACGACATGGCCGACGCTGTACTGCACCTGATGGAGCATTACGACGGGCCTGAGCAGGTAAACGTCGGCACGGGCCGCGACGCAACGATCCGAGAGATAGCCGAGACGATCGCGCACGTCGTCGGCTACGAGGGCGAAACCGCGTGGGATGCGACCAAGCCCGATGGCACCCCGCAGAAGCTGCTGGATGTATCGAAGCTTGCCGATGCAGGCTGGACGTCGAAAATCAGCCTGCACGAAGGACTCGAGCGAACAGTCGCCTGGTACCGCGATCACGTCAACACGATCCGCGAATAG
- the gmd gene encoding GDP-mannose 4,6-dehydratase — protein MKKRALITGVTGQDGSYLAELLLAKGYEVHGLIRRASTFNTARIDHLYVDPHDPDAKLFLHYGDLSDGARLVTLLASINPDEVYNLAAQSHVRVSFDEPEHTADTTGTGTVRLLEAVRLSGIETRFYQASSSELYGATPPPQNEETRFYPRSPYAAAKLYSYWITKNYREAYDMFAVNGILFNHESPRRGETFVTRKITRAVAAIKAGRQEFVYMGNLDAVRDWGYAAEYVEGMWRMLQADVPDDYVLATGTGITVREFIEISFGHAGLNWEDHVRFDERYLRPTEVDALIGDPSKAREKLGWTPTIDGRQLAKIMVDADITALEHAGDPWIDTVHLDSWGTK, from the coding sequence ATGAAGAAACGCGCCCTGATTACTGGGGTCACCGGCCAAGACGGCTCATACCTCGCCGAGTTGCTGCTCGCCAAGGGATACGAAGTCCATGGCCTCATCCGCCGCGCTTCGACGTTTAACACAGCGCGCATCGACCACCTCTACGTCGATCCGCACGATCCTGACGCGAAACTGTTCCTGCACTATGGCGACCTGAGTGACGGGGCCCGACTCGTCACTCTGCTCGCGAGCATCAACCCTGACGAGGTCTACAACCTCGCCGCCCAGTCACATGTCCGGGTCTCGTTCGATGAGCCTGAACACACCGCCGACACGACAGGGACCGGAACGGTCCGACTCCTCGAGGCGGTGCGACTGTCCGGTATCGAGACCCGCTTCTACCAGGCCTCGTCGTCCGAGCTGTATGGAGCCACTCCGCCCCCGCAGAATGAAGAGACGCGCTTTTATCCACGCTCGCCATACGCAGCCGCGAAGCTGTACAGCTACTGGATTACGAAGAACTACCGCGAGGCATATGACATGTTCGCGGTCAACGGCATCCTCTTCAACCATGAGTCACCTCGCCGTGGCGAAACTTTCGTGACCCGCAAGATCACACGCGCAGTTGCGGCGATCAAAGCAGGCAGGCAGGAGTTCGTGTATATGGGCAACCTGGACGCCGTTCGCGACTGGGGTTACGCGGCCGAATACGTCGAGGGAATGTGGCGAATGTTGCAAGCCGACGTCCCTGACGACTATGTGCTCGCGACCGGAACGGGAATCACTGTGCGCGAGTTCATCGAGATTTCTTTTGGGCATGCAGGCCTGAACTGGGAAGATCACGTCCGATTCGATGAGAGGTACCTGCGCCCCACCGAGGTCGACGCCCTCATTGGCGACCCAAGCAAGGCGCGCGAGAAGCTGGGATGGACACCCACGATCGACGGTCGTCAACTCGCGAAGATCATGGTCGACGCTGACATCACGGCGCTTGAACACGCGGGGGATCCGTGGATCGATACAGTCCATCTCGACTCGTGGGGCACGAAGTGA
- a CDS encoding glycosyltransferase family 4 protein: protein MPRQSPQALVLGINYPPEHTGISPYTGGMARGIAGHGYEVRVLTAHPHYPEWKLRSGYGQWTRHDSEDGVSITRLRHYIPARPSATRRAISEISFGLRQAFHRWGRPDVIIAVSPALLSTAIARFRAAITHRRVPFIVWVQDLYSLGLSETGQASGLTVRAMLRFEGWVLRHATRVIVIHERFASRVEHDFKIPKERITVVRNWSHVPAPREIDRDTVRHELGWSGHEWIVLHAGNMGVKQGLANVIDAARLAQLDGVPIHFVLLGEGSERMHLENLADGVSTVTFMDPLEADQFSKALQTADVLLVNEKQGVAEMAVPSKLTSYFAAGRPVLAATDPAGITAEEILRARAGIVVPAGNPRSLLEAVLKLTSNPDAAEALGRNGRAFRDSVLTESVAIDAFVELLSDVIDGDDNHPAPRP, encoded by the coding sequence GTGCCTCGTCAGTCTCCCCAAGCCCTTGTCCTAGGCATCAACTACCCGCCTGAGCACACTGGAATCTCACCTTATACGGGTGGCATGGCACGTGGTATCGCCGGTCACGGCTACGAGGTCCGAGTACTGACTGCGCATCCCCATTATCCCGAGTGGAAGCTGCGTAGCGGCTATGGGCAGTGGACACGTCATGACTCGGAGGATGGCGTGTCCATCACGAGACTGCGTCACTACATACCCGCGCGGCCATCCGCAACCCGGCGGGCGATCTCAGAGATTTCGTTCGGACTGCGGCAGGCGTTCCATCGCTGGGGTCGGCCAGACGTGATTATCGCGGTGTCGCCTGCGTTGCTATCAACTGCCATCGCACGGTTCCGCGCCGCGATCACGCACCGCCGCGTCCCATTCATCGTTTGGGTGCAGGATCTGTACAGTCTCGGACTCAGTGAGACCGGACAGGCGTCAGGCTTAACTGTTCGCGCGATGCTGCGGTTCGAGGGATGGGTTCTCCGCCACGCCACTCGAGTCATCGTCATCCACGAACGTTTTGCGTCTCGCGTCGAACATGACTTCAAGATTCCGAAGGAGCGCATCACGGTGGTCCGAAATTGGAGCCATGTGCCGGCACCGCGAGAGATCGACCGCGACACTGTCCGTCACGAACTCGGCTGGTCCGGTCACGAGTGGATAGTCCTTCATGCCGGCAACATGGGCGTCAAACAGGGGCTCGCAAACGTTATCGATGCGGCCCGACTTGCCCAGCTGGACGGTGTCCCGATTCATTTTGTCCTGCTCGGAGAAGGCTCTGAGCGGATGCACCTCGAGAACCTGGCAGACGGCGTGAGTACCGTTACGTTCATGGATCCTCTGGAGGCTGATCAGTTCAGCAAAGCATTGCAGACAGCCGACGTACTGCTGGTGAACGAGAAGCAGGGCGTTGCAGAGATGGCCGTTCCGAGCAAACTCACGTCCTACTTCGCTGCCGGGCGTCCGGTGCTGGCCGCGACTGATCCGGCGGGCATCACTGCCGAAGAGATCCTGCGCGCCCGAGCGGGGATAGTAGTCCCCGCCGGGAATCCTCGTTCGCTGCTTGAGGCCGTGCTGAAGCTGACTTCCAACCCGGATGCCGCCGAAGCACTTGGCCGGAACGGTCGAGCGTTCCGCGATAGTGTGCTTACTGAAAGCGTTGCGATCGACGCATTCGTCGAGTTACTTTCGGACGTCATCGACGGCGATGATAACCACCCTGCCCCGAGGCCTTAG
- a CDS encoding glycosyltransferase family 4 protein — MKVARIVALRSASGVYGGPADTALNQSRLVVEAGHEVALVSGALKGDAPTDECATGLRPVMAVARVWFPRIGLASLASWKLVRTIWAEVRVADIVHVSYAREFVPLWASMASLITRTPLVLQPHGMLTARRGFRQRALDFVTKPLFRRAAAVIALTKVESARLSEWCGPHTPPIVEIGNPVLRAASDPAKNRAREAIFLARLEPRKRVLDFARAAEILRARGSDVDFRIVGPDQGDLKTVEPLIHRLSSLSYEGAIPAAQVPIRLARSGVFVLPSWEEPWGNVLVSAIQIGLPVVVTESAALSETICKYGAGIIVADRSPDAIADAVEELMTDESRYQRAEFGARAMRDEFLSNDRIADRILKTYELASN, encoded by the coding sequence ATGAAGGTAGCTCGGATCGTCGCGCTACGCAGTGCGTCGGGGGTGTATGGCGGCCCTGCCGATACGGCACTCAATCAATCCAGGCTTGTTGTCGAGGCCGGGCACGAGGTCGCCCTTGTCTCCGGAGCGTTGAAGGGCGATGCGCCGACTGATGAATGCGCCACCGGATTGCGTCCGGTGATGGCTGTTGCGCGAGTGTGGTTTCCGAGGATTGGGCTGGCTAGCCTCGCGTCCTGGAAACTCGTGCGGACCATCTGGGCCGAAGTCAGAGTCGCGGACATCGTACATGTGTCATACGCACGGGAGTTCGTGCCGCTTTGGGCATCTATGGCGAGCCTCATTACGCGGACGCCGCTGGTTCTGCAGCCACATGGCATGCTGACGGCGCGCAGAGGCTTCCGACAACGGGCACTCGACTTCGTCACGAAACCGCTCTTCCGCAGGGCCGCAGCAGTGATCGCCCTAACAAAGGTTGAGTCTGCGCGGTTGAGCGAATGGTGTGGACCGCACACACCGCCAATCGTTGAGATCGGGAACCCAGTATTGCGAGCCGCATCGGACCCAGCGAAGAATCGTGCGAGAGAGGCGATCTTTCTTGCGCGTCTCGAGCCTCGGAAGCGGGTGCTCGACTTCGCTCGAGCAGCCGAGATCCTTCGGGCGCGCGGTAGCGATGTGGACTTTCGGATCGTGGGACCGGATCAAGGCGACCTTAAGACGGTCGAGCCGTTGATCCATCGCTTAAGCAGCCTCAGCTATGAAGGTGCAATCCCGGCTGCGCAGGTCCCCATCCGACTGGCGCGCAGCGGTGTATTCGTCCTCCCGTCATGGGAGGAACCATGGGGCAACGTTCTAGTCTCTGCCATCCAGATCGGGTTGCCGGTGGTCGTGACCGAATCGGCGGCCCTGTCAGAAACAATTTGCAAATATGGAGCAGGCATAATTGTCGCAGATCGCTCCCCTGACGCGATTGCGGACGCGGTGGAGGAGCTAATGACCGACGAGTCTCGCTACCAACGAGCTGAGTTTGGGGCGAGGGCCATGAGGGATGAGTTTCTATCCAATGACCGGATAGCGGATCGAATTCTGAAGACGTATGAGCTAGCGAGCAACTGA
- a CDS encoding acyltransferase, which produces MFVTATHVVGDATRRAAAATSAPIVVGDGVWIGARAIILPGVSIGDGCVIAAGAVVARDCEPHGLYGGVPAMRIRSYESL; this is translated from the coding sequence ATGTTCGTGACAGCTACCCATGTGGTGGGTGACGCAACTCGTCGCGCGGCCGCTGCTACGTCGGCCCCCATCGTTGTCGGCGACGGCGTTTGGATTGGTGCTCGTGCCATCATTCTTCCTGGCGTCTCGATCGGTGATGGATGTGTGATAGCGGCAGGCGCCGTCGTCGCACGCGACTGTGAGCCTCACGGCTTGTACGGTGGCGTGCCCGCGATGCGGATTCGTTCATATGAGAGCTTGTAA
- a CDS encoding serine O-acetyltransferase: MIEGVQVSVRKTRLLEDLRRYVPGARRLSVRIVLSTAFRQPGFLACYLFRVADEAHSRGHGKRGQVAYLVNLAVTGADLLPGCKIGGGLLIRHANGIVIGSGAVIGKNCTILQQVTIGASDASFYGKQAYPLIGNSVTLGTGAKVLGNVSVGDNATIGANAVVTHNVLPHDTVAGVPARSIGRR; encoded by the coding sequence GTGATTGAGGGAGTGCAGGTGTCTGTACGAAAGACGAGACTTCTTGAAGACCTCCGACGCTATGTGCCCGGCGCACGCAGACTTTCAGTTCGGATTGTGCTCTCTACCGCGTTTCGGCAGCCGGGCTTTCTCGCCTGCTACCTGTTCCGGGTTGCTGACGAGGCTCACTCCCGTGGACACGGAAAGAGGGGACAGGTTGCCTACCTTGTCAACCTTGCTGTGACGGGGGCGGATCTATTGCCCGGCTGCAAGATCGGCGGTGGTCTTCTTATTCGACATGCCAACGGCATCGTAATAGGCTCAGGAGCTGTCATTGGGAAGAACTGCACCATACTTCAACAGGTCACGATCGGCGCTTCTGATGCAAGTTTCTACGGAAAGCAAGCCTATCCATTGATCGGCAACAGCGTCACCCTCGGCACTGGTGCAAAGGTTCTCGGAAATGTGTCCGTAGGTGACAATGCGACGATCGGTGCGAACGCCGTCGTAACGCACAATGTGCTCCCACATGATACTGTGGCCGGCGTACCAGCACGTTCAATCGGACGAAGGTAG
- a CDS encoding glycosyltransferase family 2 protein, whose protein sequence is MIVSRSRSTPGDALLPRDDNPLLSIIIATYNAASFLPRTIESVREQSAGLADVEVILIDGESNDNTVKIAKDSGMFTNVISEPDAGIYDAMNKGAEVARGEWLHFLNAGDAFTDAESLAAITNRLRLNRHNWAICRAVNLGGGNAPVRRIPSVPHTWWRHALGLQPHCHQATFFRRKTFHELGGHSLKYGTAGDFDLILRIGLTSEPLPIDRVCINYLGGGLSDGAWHASGEGQHRSRVDRMQLGHVGSSFDTLWVHLSQLMLRARIQLGRMRRR, encoded by the coding sequence GTGATCGTCAGTCGCTCGCGGTCCACGCCTGGAGACGCGCTCTTGCCACGGGACGATAACCCCCTACTTTCAATAATCATCGCGACATACAATGCCGCAAGTTTCCTCCCGCGAACGATCGAGTCCGTTCGTGAGCAGTCGGCGGGCCTAGCTGACGTCGAAGTCATTCTCATCGATGGCGAATCGAATGATAACACAGTGAAGATCGCCAAGGATTCTGGAATGTTCACGAACGTCATTTCCGAGCCCGATGCAGGAATCTACGACGCCATGAACAAGGGAGCGGAAGTCGCCCGAGGCGAATGGCTTCATTTCCTCAACGCAGGCGACGCCTTCACAGATGCAGAGTCTTTGGCTGCGATTACTAATCGTCTTCGCCTGAACCGCCATAACTGGGCGATCTGCCGTGCGGTCAATCTCGGCGGTGGGAATGCTCCAGTCAGAAGAATTCCTTCCGTTCCCCATACGTGGTGGAGACACGCTCTCGGGCTGCAACCTCATTGCCACCAAGCGACCTTCTTCAGAAGGAAGACATTCCACGAACTCGGCGGCCATTCGTTGAAATATGGGACAGCTGGGGACTTCGACCTAATCCTCCGTATTGGACTGACGTCAGAACCGCTCCCGATTGATCGAGTATGCATCAATTATCTTGGCGGCGGCCTCTCCGACGGAGCGTGGCATGCGAGCGGTGAGGGACAACACCGCAGCCGGGTGGATCGCATGCAACTCGGCCACGTTGGTTCAAGTTTCGATACGCTGTGGGTACACCTAAGCCAACTGATGTTACGCGCGCGAATTCAACTAGGCCGGATGCGCCGACGCTAG
- a CDS encoding acyltransferase translates to MRRWLVRLYTAGELVLLNLISYAPIHILRTTTLKILGAKVASTATVYHGFEVRCARRLTVGERTSIGDRATLDARGGLTIGADVNLSTEVQIWTAQHDWRAPDFAYVATPVQIGDQVWIGPRAIILPGSNIGDGAVVAAGAVVKGDIPPYTLVGGVPASKIADRPRDLTYKLAPKRAKTLWW, encoded by the coding sequence ATGCGCCGGTGGCTAGTTAGGCTCTACACCGCGGGGGAACTCGTTCTCCTAAACCTCATCTCTTATGCCCCGATCCACATTCTGAGAACGACCACTCTCAAGATTCTTGGCGCCAAGGTCGCTTCAACAGCGACCGTGTACCACGGTTTCGAGGTCCGCTGCGCACGCCGCTTGACCGTGGGTGAGCGCACATCGATCGGAGACCGCGCAACGCTCGACGCCCGCGGAGGGCTAACGATTGGCGCGGACGTCAACCTGTCCACGGAGGTTCAGATTTGGACCGCGCAGCATGACTGGCGAGCGCCAGACTTTGCGTATGTGGCTACGCCCGTGCAAATAGGAGACCAAGTGTGGATAGGTCCGAGAGCAATCATTCTCCCGGGGAGCAACATTGGCGACGGCGCTGTCGTTGCTGCAGGAGCCGTCGTCAAAGGCGATATCCCACCGTACACTCTGGTCGGTGGAGTGCCAGCTTCCAAGATTGCGGATCGCCCCCGCGACCTGACCTACAAATTGGCGCCGAAACGAGCGAAGACACTATGGTGGTGA